The proteins below come from a single Dasypus novemcinctus isolate mDasNov1 chromosome 22, mDasNov1.1.hap2, whole genome shotgun sequence genomic window:
- the TRIM38 gene encoding E3 ubiquitin-protein ligase TRIM38, giving the protein MASATPSKMMREEATCSICLNLMVDPMSISCGHSYCHLCLLSFIKNMTPPQPEAFACPQCRVPFQVASIRPNRQLGGLIDIIKNLHHDMSCEEHGEQLQLFCEDDGQLICWRCERAPRHKGHTTTPVEDACPAYKEKLQKAVTRLKQVEAEYKNLIELTTKQVTKWKTKIRNQKEKIDSDFQNLHNFLHEEEKSYLWRLEKEEEQTLKKLGVNEENLLQKSCALRSHILELEERCQGSDQEVLQDVKDALSKVSAVKLETPEAEPLELQTACNVPELYLDVKKMLRRYQVSVTLDPDTAHPALLVSEDSRQVIYGSFKNLDISSRRFSALPCVLGCEGFTSGKHYFEVDVGEGTAWEIGVCLENVQRGLDMKQKPEFGCWAIRLCREKGFVALTSPRIYLHLKEHPLLIGVFLDCEAGVISFYNMTTGSHIFTFPKASFPDILRPYFRVYQCSPLFLPPPDE; this is encoded by the exons ATGGCCTCAGCCACACCCTCCAAGATGATGCGGGAGGAAGCCACCTGCTCCATCTGCCTGAACCTGATGGTGGACCCCATGAGCATCAGCTGCGGACACAGCTACTGCCACCTGTGCCTACTGAGCTTCATCAAGAACATGACCCCCCCCCAGCCGGAGGCTTTTGCCTGCCCCCAGTGCCGGGTCCCATTTCAGGTAGCCAGCATCCGGCCCAACAGGCAGCTAGGAGGCCTCATTGACATCATCAAGAACCTGCACCATGACATGTCATGTGAGGAGCACGGAGAGCAGCTGCAGCTGTTCTGCGAGGATGACGGCCAGCTCATCTGCTGGCGCTGTGAGCGGGCACCACGGCACAAGGGACACACTACGACTCCTGTCGAAGATGCATGTCCAGCCTACAAG GAAAAACTCCAGAAAGCTGTGACAAGATTGAAGCAAGTTGAAGCAGAATATAAGAATCTGATAGAGCTCACAACAAAGCAAGTAACCAAATGGAAG acGAAAATAaggaatcagaaggaaaaaatcgATTCCGACTTTCAGAATCTCCACAACTTCCTGCATGAGGAGGAGAAGTCTTATCTGTGGAGgctggaaaaagaagaggaacagaCTCTGAAGAAGCTGGGAGTCAATGAGGAAAATCTGCTCCAGAAGAGCTGTGCCCTCAGGAGCCACATCCTGGAGCTGGAGGAAAGGTGCCAGGGCTCAGACCAGGAAGTGCTACAG GACGTGAAAGACGCTTTGAGCAA GGTTTCGGCTGTGAAGCTGGAGACACCGGAGGCGGAGCCCTTGGAGCTTCAAACTGCGTGCAATGTTCCTGAACTTTACCTCGACGTGAAGAAAATGCTAAGGCGCTATCAAG TCAGCGTGACCCTGGATCCAGACACAGCTCATCCTGCGCTACTTGTATCTGAGGACTCCAGACAGGTGATCTACGGCTCCTTCAAGAATCTTGacatttcttctaggagattcAGTGCCCTCCCCTGTGTCCTGGGCTGTGAGGGCTTCACCTCGGGGAAGCACTATTTTGAAGTAGATGTGGGGGAAGGAACTGCTTGGGAAATAGGGGTGTGTCTGGAGAATGTGCAGAGGGGCCTAGACATGAAGCAGAAGCCTGAGTTTGGATGCTGGGCCATTAGGCTGTGCCGAGAGAAAGGCTTTGTAGCACTTACTTCTCCCCGGATTTACCTGCATCTGAAGGAGCATCCCCTGCTTATAGGGGTTTTCCTAGACTGTGAGGCTGGAGTCATATCCTTCTACAACATGACAACCGGCTCCCACATCTTCACCTTCCCAAAGGCCTCCTTCCCTGATATTCTTCGACCCTATTTCCGGGTTTATCAGTGTTCTCCTCTGTTCCTGCCTCCTccagatgagtga